The following is a genomic window from Hydrogenobaculum sp. Y04AAS1.
TTAGGGTTGTGCCAGGTGGATGTTCTGGTTTCCAATACGCTATGGGGTTTGATGATAGCGTAGAAGAGACAGACATCGTATTGGAATCAAATGGCACAAAAATCATAATAGATCAATTTTCTGTGCCTTATATAAACGGTGCAGAGCTTGACTATGTCCAAGATTTTATGGGCGGCGGTTTTACCATTAAAAATCCAAACAATTTTGGTGACGGTTGTGGCAGCTGCGGCTCTGGTGGTTGCGGTTCACACTAATTAAAATATTTCTGTCCCAAGCCTGCATAGAGCAGGCTTGTTTTTTCATGAAAAGTTAGTTATTATAAACTTATATATATTTCACAATATCTTCATAGTAGTTTCATTTATTTCTCATGCGCTTATATTATGATCTTCTAATGAAAAAAATAATCGTTGCTTTTGGGATATTAAATGGTTTGGCTTTTTCTAAAAGCCTTAGAAACGAGGTTTATATAAACCTGTTTGCTGGAAGATTACCAGGCATAAGAAGCGTCACGCTAAGACCAGAGCTAAATCTTGGCTATAAGCTTCACTGGGGAATAAAAAGATTTGATGTTGATTTTAAAGCAGATGGATATTACGGATCTGCTGATACAGGGAGCGGCACACAAAGGAATAAACTTCTACAGTTAAACTTAAAAACTGTTGGCTTATACAACTTCTACGAAGATAAACATTCAAAAATTGGTATTGGGCTTTTTGCAAAAGATTATCAACCGTTAACATCTTTCGAACCCTCTATAACACCATCTCAAGTCATTCAATACGGAGCTGAAGAAAAAGAGATACCAACCAACGACAATTACAACTTTGGTTCAAGATTAAGAGCAAAATACGACTATAAGAAGATAGTTTCTTCGGTTTTTACCGATATCTATTTTTATGGTAACAGAGTGGCACCAAACTTAGTGCCATACGCTCCCTTACTTAGCATAGGCACAAAAGACAAACTGCTTCTCATAGGAGATGTAAACAACCCAAAACTAGCTTTAAACCTTGATATGAGGTTTTATTTTGAAAGAAAGTATGGCAACAAAATATTTACCTCCCACGATGGGCTTGCTGGTACAAAAAGAGAATTTGATCTAACAGTGGGGGCTATGTACTATATTACCAAAAATCTTGATTTTCACGTAGATACTTACGGCTTTAACAACCTAAATAGAGGAAATTCCTCTACACTACCAAGTGGATTTAAAGACGGTGTTTATGCTGGTTTTGGCTATAAGTTTTAAGGCTTTTCTTATAAATTTTCTTGTAAAAGCACATAAAAACTCTCTCCCATGCTAAGTATTAGGTTTTTAAGTCTGGAGCATCTTTCGATGGAGTATGCATCCTCCTCCTGGCATACTTCTTCTATGGTCTTTATAAAATAAGGGATGTCCATAAGGAACTCCCTTTGCCTTTTTAAAAAAATGTTTTTAAAACCAAAATACTCTCCTATTTTTTGAAGCATAGAAAAATCCACCATGTACGTGATGTCAAATATCTCATCTGAGTATATATTTTGGACAATTTTTGAGTTTTTATAACCTCTTATCGTGTTTTTATGAGGCGATGTTTTGTACCCATAGTCTATACTAAGTATATACCCTTTTCTTAAAAGCTTTGATATTTTTTGATATATGTAAAAACTATCTATGGGCAATTCGTAATAAGCGTTATCTAAATTTAGTATATCGATAAGAATTTTGGTATCCTCATGAGGCTCTTGCCATATTTCTTTTGGTGGTTCTATGTAAAGCTCCTTTTTATCTTTTATGGGGGCTATACCTAAAGCGTCGAAAAATTCGTTCGACAGCACTATGCCCTCAAAAGGCTCTAACATGCTAAGATCATCTATCCAAATTACATTTTTACATTTGAGGTTTTGTTTTTGGATGTTGGTTAATCTTTGGCTTGTCTCATATATTATATAAGGAATGTTTAAAACATCCAATATATCTTTAGCCATAATGCCGTTTCCAGCCCCAAGCTCCAATATCTTAGGATTATCAAAAGCACTTATATAATCTTTTATAAAGTAAGCTATGCTTTTTCCAAAAGTCTCATCAAGTTCTGGTGATGTGAAAAAATCTCCTTTTCCTATTTTGGGGTTTGTAGAATAATAGTTTTGGGCTTTTTGTATAAAAAAATCGTAAAAACGTTTCATGCTAAAATTATACATCATGATAATAATGGAAATGACAAAAGAGTATATAGATGAAGTTATAGAGATAAACAATTTATCTTTTACCACAGATGCTTGGAACGAGCAAGGATTTTACAGAGAGTTTAATTTAGATTATTCAAAAAAATGGGTGGGCTTGGAAGATGGTAAGGTAATAGCCTATGCGATATTTTGGTGTCATGGTACAGAAGCTTTTATGATGACATTTGCAATACACCCAGAGTATAGATCAAAAGGAATAGCTTTTAAATTTTTGACAGAGGTTTTCGAGCTCTTAAAAAAAGAAAATATAAACTATGTAGAGCTTGATGTCAGAAAATCAAACTTACCAGCCATAAAATTGTATAAAAAGCTTGGATTTTCTATCGAAAGGGAGCGCACTGGTTTTTACTCAGATGGGGAAAACGCTTTTGTAATGTCAAAAAAGTTATAAGTTATAGTCTTATTCAAAAAAGATAGTTTTTAAACTTATTAAAATTTGCTATGGCTTGGGCTAACCCAAGCCTCTTTTCGCTAGCTATTTCTATTATGTAGTTTAAAATCCTTAAAGATTCCTCTATATCTTCTTTTGACTCTTTGGAAACATCTAAGTTAGCCAACTCTTCCAAACAAGTTCTAGCTTTATCGTACTCATCGGTTTGAACGTACAACTCACACTGAAGGAGCAGCTTTTTCAGTGGCGACTGATTTTGATCCATATTCTCTCCTTTCTAGTTCTTCCCAAGCTTGTTTAACACCAGATAACATCATAATCATATTTTGAAGAAGCTCTTTATCGTTTTTTTGATTGGCTATCAAAAGACCTTCTAATATCACCCTGTAAAAGTTTGATAAATCTTTAGCCACTTGCCCGCCTTTTTCAAAGTTAAGCGAATCATGAAGTATAGCGACAGCTTCAGTAGCCTTGGTGATATATTCACATTTCTTTATCAAGTTGTCTACATTATCAAGACCTGCATCTATCGCTTCTATAGCAAGCTCCATAAACTCTATAGCTTTGTCATAAGCTATAATAATAAGTTGCAAAGGGTTTGCGCTGAAAAGCATATTCTCTACATAGCTGTCCTTCAAATCTTGATACATAATTTACCTCCTTTATCCTAAAAGTGTTTGAAGTTTTGTTATTTCAGCACTAGAACTTGCCATTACAGCCTCTACCTGTGAAAACTGAAGTTGAAGTTGTTGCTGTTGTAAAAGCAAAGATTGCTGCATTTGATATATCTGATTCTCTGTATATGCATAATTTGAAGATATGTTGTTTTCTTCTGTCATCAAAGCCCCGTTTGGAGAAATAATATTCATTATAGCCTGGCTCAAACTGCTTACAAAAGCAGTTACAGAGTTGAGTACGGTCTGAGAGCTAGTGCTCAGTAAATTTTGAAAGCTATTGGAATCAAACTGCAATTGCCCTGTTTGATAGTTATAGTTTACAACCCCTAAATTTTCTAATGGCTGAACTACACTAAGGAGTTGAGTTTTTAAGTTTGTTAGCATAAAATTGCCCATAAAATCGCCTGGAACTATAAAAGGATTTGCGGAGGTCAAAGAATTTTGAGAAGGATAAGTGCCAGGTTTTTCTGTAAGAACATTTATAGGTGTTAAGATGTTGTTTACCTCGTTTATAAGATTTGATACGTTGTTCGCTACTTGTGACGTGTCCTGAGATATGCTAAGAATTACAGACCCAGTCCCAGAAAGATTTAACGTAACTCCACTTATTACGTTTTGAATCTGATTTATATTTGATGTAACACTAGCCCCACCAAAATTTATAACAGCGTTTTGAGCGTTTTGTATATAGTTTTGGGTAAATATACCTGCGCTATCTTGAGCCACTATCACATGCTGAGTAGTGGAAGGAGATGTTGTGAAAGTAGAAGCCCCTTGTTTTTCTGCAAGCATAAGACTATATGTATTGCCATTATAAAATATTGAGGCAGTTACATCGGATCCAGCGGTATTATTTATTTCATTTACTATATCTTGTAACGTGTTTGTACCATTGTACGTAATATTAAATTCTTGAACACCTGGGGTAGTAGCACTTAAATTGTTGTCGGTGATACCTGAAGAAGATGTATTTGATCTAAAAAATAAGCTTATAGTACCGCTTTGACCAAGCTGTGTGTTTGCAGATGAAAAGCTTCCTAATAACGATATTTCTGGTTGTGCCAGTTGTTGAACAGTGATGTTGTATGTACCAGGAACAGTATTAGGTGTAGCTATTGCATTTAAAACATACGAGTTTGAACTTATAGCTGTCATAGAACCTGTTATGGGATTTAATACAAACCCCATCATTGTGGAAAATACAGACATTGATTGATTGTATATGTAGTTTATCTCTTGCATTTGATTTTGCATATAAGCTGCTTGTTGGCTAAGTGATAAAAGCGGTAAACTACTAGATGACATAACAGCGGCCAAAATACTACCACTGTTAAATAGATTTGAAAATCCAGACAAAGCTATTCCAGCCATATTTTATACCTTCTTACTTACAATAATACCCACTAAATTGTTAATAGCCTCTGCTATTCTTAGCATATATTCTGGTGGAATCTCTTTTATTACTTGGTTAGTCTTGTTGTCTATTATTTTTATAACTAAGCTATCTGCTTTTTTATCCAACGTAATGTTAAGATGTGTGTTTAGATAAGATAAATTTTTAGTGAGTTGCTCTATTGCTTTTTGAATTTGCTTTTCTAAATTATCTCTACTTGTATTGCTATAATCTATGCTTTTTTCATCTTGTAGATTTTGTGTATTGGTGGTATTTTGATCGCCTTGAGATTGAGGAGCTGTCCTAGGTTGACTCGTTTGAGTATTTTGTATAGTTTGATTATTTAACTGATTTGCCAACACACTATCTAAACCTCCAAGTTCAAGCGGCGTCATAACAAAAACCTCCAAGCTTTTCTTATAAATAACATATTGCTATTTCACCATTTTTCAATGATATTATTATCGGCAATTCTTATAAAATTTTTAGCTTCTTCTATTTTTATCGTTTGTTCCTCATAAGGCTTTATTTTAATAAAAATTCCCTGCAGACCTTTTTCAACATGCTTTATAGTATTTATCTCATATATTAGGTTGTCATTTTTTATAACATCGTTTTTTTCCAACACGTCCCAAAGGGTTTTCAACATGTTGTCTATATCTCTTCTTCTTTTATCTGGTAAAAATATAATAGCTTCAACAGACACTTTACAAGAAAATGGTTCTTTAAACTTTAGCTTTTTTAGTTGTAAACTTATCTCCCAAGAAGCCTTTGTCTCCCAAGACGAAATCTTCCAAGGTTTAAATACAGCTCCGCCCTTTTGCCTTATATATCTGTTTGCTTTTCCCTTTGGAGGCTCTGAAATAAATAGATACAGCGTATCATCTTCCATGATAAAATAATATACTATGTTTGCACCTTTATCAATACTAAGCGAATACGTGGAAATAGAGGACGCTCAATATGTAGCTGATAAACTTTCTATATCTGGCACTGAGACTACGTTAAAAAGATTTGGTACTGATATAAAAAACGTAAAGGTCGGTGAAATCTTATCTATACAAAAGCCTGAAAATTTCAATCTATGTAAAGTATTTTTAGGGGATACCACTATCGATGTAATAACAAGCGCTTCCAATGTTTACGTGGGTGCTAAAGTACCAGTAGCTGTAAAAGGAGCTACTATAGACGGTAAAACCATAGATACAAAAACCTTTAAAGGTTTTGAATCTCAAGGTATGCTTTTGTCAGCCTCAGAGCTTGGCTTGGATGATATAGAAGAAGGTATCCTGATACTAGGTAACAACGTTGAAGTAGGCAAAGATGTAGCGTCTTTACTTGATTTTGGAGAATATGTGTTAGAATGCGAGATTACACCAAATAGAGGAGATTTACTTTCTATAGTCGGCATCTCAAGAGAGATAAGCGCCATCACAAACAAACCGTTTAATTTCAACATAGAACAAGGCTTACCAGAAAAAATAGATATAGATATATCAATTGAGACTCAAGGATGCTATAGATATATAGGTAGCATTGTAGAAGGTTTATCTGTTAAAAGCTCAAAACTTTGGCTTAAAAAAGCTCTTTGGAAAATGGGTCTTAAAACTATTTCCAACGTTGTGGACATAACAAACTACGTTATGATGATGTTAGGACAACCTCTTCATGCTTTTGATAAAGACAAAATCGGGGATAAGATTATTATAAGGCAGGCAAAACAAAAGGAAAAGCTTACAGCTTTAGATAAAAAAGAATATGAACTTGATGAGTCTATCATGGTTATAGCAAACGACAAAGGGCCGATAGCTTTGGCTGGTGTTATAGGTGGATTAGATAGCTCTATATCTTATGACACAAAAAACATACTTTTAGAATCTGCTCTTTTTGATCCAATTTTCGTAAGAAAAGCCTCAAAGACTCTAAAGTTATCAACAGATGCCTCTTACAGGTTTGAAAGAGGTGTAGATATAGATATGGCTTTAAAAGCTTCTGTTTTTGCTTTAAAACTCATAGAGAAAGAAGCTGGTGGCAAAGTGGTAGGTTATAATGAAGTAATAAGAGAAACATTGCCTGTTAAAAAGTTCTTCTTACCCATGAACGACTATGTAAGATATACTGCCCTTAACTTTGAAAAAGAAAAAATATCAGAAATAATAAACAAACTTGGTATTCCCAACAAGCCTATGAGATGTGGTATAGAGTTTGAAGCTCCGTCTCACCGATACTACGATATTGACTCTTCCATAGACCTTATAGAAGAAATTGTAAGAATAACAGATTTTAACTCCTTTGAAATAGAACCATTAACACTCTTACCAAAGCCAAGCGATAAGAAAGAATATATATACGAAATAAAGAACAAATTGGTAGCCACCGGATTGAAAGAAGTAATAAATTTAAGCTTCGACAAAATAGAAGACTACGAAGCTCTTGGCTTAGAAAAACCCACTATAGAAATCAAAAACCCCATACTACCTTCTTTTAGGTTTTTAAGAAGATACCTAACGCCATCTATGATAAGATTGGCAGATCAAAATGTTAAAAAGCACATATACGATTTTGCTACATTTGAAATATCTAATATCTTTAAAGAAGATTCTCAACCTACAAGTATATGCATATTGTTAAGAGGACACAAGAGAATATACCCTAAAACAAAATGGAATATAAACCATATAAAGGAGATAGTAAAAACTATAAACAAAGATATTATGTTTGGTTTTTCTAGTTTGCCATTCCTTCATCCTTATCAACAGGGAAGCTTAACATTTGACAATAAAGATATAGGATTTTTTGGCGTTTTAAAAAGCGATATACTTCAAGATACAATTATATGTGAGTTTGAAATTCCTAATAAAGCAAAATATCATGATATAAAAGAAATATCTAAATATCCACCGATAGTTAGAGACATATCACTGATAATGAGCATTGATTTTGATGTTCAAAAGCTTATTATTCTCATAAGAGAGTTTTTTGGAAGCATGTTAGAGAATGTTTTAGTATTTGATTTTTATAAAGGAGAGCAAATAGAAGAAAATAAGAAGAGCGTAGGTCTAAGACTTAGTTTAAGGGCCCTTGATAGAAGTTTAGAAGATGAAGAAGTAAATGTTCTAATAGAAAAGCTATTAGGACACCTTAAAGAAGAGGGTATAGAGCTTAGATTTGTTTAGTTTAAATAAAAGCCTGCCCTACTCGTTAGTGTGAAGATATTTTTGGGGCCTACATGTGAGCTATTAGGGAGCTCGGAAGTTCAGGGGCGTCTCACAGTAGACCCTCTGACAGGGCGCCCACCTAAAAATAGGAGGCCCGCATGTATGTTTGCACGACGGTAGGGTGGGTAATAAACCCTTCTTGTCTTTCTTCTTTTGCCTCCTAATTATGGAGGTATATGTCAAAAAAGGAATTACGAAGTATTTTTTTGAAAAGACGCGACATGCTCTCTGAGGAAGAAGTATGCAATGCTTCCTTAGAGATAGCAAAGAACCTTTTGCAAGATAGAGATTTTAAAAGGGCTAAGTCTGTGATGGTTTATCTTCCCATAAGAAAAGAGGTAAATCCGTTTATTGATATAAGTATATATGAAGGGAAAATTATTTCTTTACCAAAAATTGTTAACGATACCCTTGTGCCTTGTATTTACAGAAGCCCTTTTGTGAAATCCATTTACAATACTTTAGAACCAGAAGAGTGCCAGGAAACGAGTATAGATCTTTGTTTGGTACCTGGAGTTTGCTTTGATAAACATCTTTACCGTGTAGGTTTTGGTAAGGGTTTTTACGATAGGTTTTTATCGGCAAATAAAAACATATTTTCTATAGGTATATGTTATGATTTTCAAATTGTTGACTCTATAGAGAAAGACCCTTTTGATGTAAAACTTAACAAAATCATTTCTGAAAATTATGTAATAGAAGGAGGTAATTACCAATGGAAACTGTCGTTATAGGTATCTTATCCATTTTAGTATTGGTATTGTCTGGTTTTGGATTTTTAGCTTTTAAAAAGCTAAGCGAAAAACAAGTGGTGAATCTACCAAACACATCCGAAGAGTCAAAAATCCTATTAGAAGAAGCTAAAAGACAGGCAGATGCCATACTAGAAGAAGCTAAGAAACAGCTAGAGTATTCAAAAGAACTGGCAGAAAGAGAAGCATCCAAGTACATGGAGTTTATCAAGAAAGAAAACGAAAAGTTAGGGAAAGAAAAAGAAGCCATCAAAAAAGAGCTAGAGCTTAGAAAAGAAGAGTTAGAGAAAGACTACATTAGGAAACAAGAAGAACTTTCTTCAAAAGAGCAATCTCTTTTACAAAGAGAGAGAAGCTTAGAGTCCAAAGAGATAAACCTAGAAAGAAAGCTACAAAGCCTTGAGAAAAAAGAAGAGGAGCTTTACGCAAAAGAAAGGGAACTAAGAGAACTAGAAAAAGCTCTTCAAAAGAGAGAAAAAGAGATAGAGCAGCAGTATAAAAACGTGGAAACCATTAAAAGCGAAATAGAAGAACTTAAAAACAAGGAACTTCTAGAACTCCAAAGAATAGCATCTTTAACTAAAGAAGAGGCTTACCAAGAGATATTAAGAAAAGCCGAAGAAGAGGCTAAGATAGAAAGTATAAGGATAGCAAAAGCCATAGAAGAAAAGGCAAAAGAAGAGGCTGAAAGGGAAGCGAAAAGAATTATCACCACATCTATTCAAAGGCTATCCCCAGAAATAGCAATAAATTACAGCACGTCTACTATAGAGCTACCAAGCAACGAATTTAAAGGACGTATCATAGGAAGGGAAGGAAGAAATATAAGAGCTTTTGAAATATTAACAGGTGTTGATATTATAATAGACGATACCCCAGATACCGTTACGCTTTCATCTTTTGACCCTATGAGAAGAGAGATAGCCAAACAAGCCCTTGGAAAACTTATAATTGATGGCAGAATACACCCAGCTCGTATAGAGGAGGTTGTAGAAGAAGTTAAAAAAGAAATGGACAACAACATTAGAAAGCTAGGTGAAGAAACTGTTATGGAGTTAGGCATCCACGATATGAACCCAGGACTTTATTATTACATAGGTAAACTTTACTACAGGACATCTTATTCGCAAAACGTATTGCTCCATTCAAAAGAGGTAGCAACGATAGCTGGGCTCATGGCTGCTGAACTAGGTTTAAACGAAAAAGCTGCTAAAAGAGCTGGACTTTTGCACGATATAGGGAAAGCCATATCAAACGAAATGGGTGGTTCTCACACAGACATAGGTATAGAATTGTGCAAAAAGTATAAAGAGCCTGACTATGTTTTAAACGCCATAAAAGCGCATCACGAAGAAGAGCCTGTTAAATATCCAGAGGTAGCTTTAGTATGTGCAGCAGATGCTCTTTCCGCAGCAAGGCCAGGAGCAAGAAGGGAATCTCTAGAGGCTTATATTAAAAGGTTAGAAAAACTTGAAGAGATTGTGAAAAGTTTTCCAGGTGTATCAAACGTATATGCTATGCAAGCCGGCAGAGAAGTAAGGGTTATAGTATCCCCTTCTGAACTCACAGATGAACAAGCTTACGATATGTCTAAGAAGATTGCCAAGAAGATAGAAGAAGAAATGGATTATCCTGGCAACATAAAGGTTGTAGTTATAAGAGAAAATAGGTTTGTAGAGTATGCAAGATGATTTTTGTTGTATAGCTTTTAGAAAAAATAGTTTTATATTTAACTGTAGGAGTGTTTTATGTACAAAAATACTAAGATAGATTTTAACCTTATAAAAAAGTATGATAAACCAGGTCCAAGATACACTAGCTATCCTACAGCGGTAGAGTTTAAGCCTCTGTCCTCTGAGGTTTACAAAAAAGAACTAGAAGATATATTGCACGACGAAAGACCTCTTTCTTTATATATTCATATACCTTTCTGTGAAAATGCGTGTTGGTTTTGCGGATGTAACGTAATAATTTCTCATAGAACAGATGTGGCAAAACCATATCTTAACTATCTCTTTAAAGAAGTTGATATGCTAAAAGATGTTTTGAAAGATTATAAGAAAATTGACCAGTTTCACATAGGCGGGGGCACTCCAAACTTTCTAGATAATGAAGATTTCTACAATATGATGTCCTTTATCAAAGACAGATTTGATTTTACAGAAGAGCCTGAGGTATCAATAGAAATAGACCCGCGTCATATAGATTACAAAAAACTAAAACTCTATAAAGAACTTGGATTCAACAGAATTAGTATGGGGATACAAGACTTTGATAGAAATGTGCAAGAACGCATAAACAGAGTGCAAGATGAAGAGCTTTTAAAAAATGTAATTTACGATATAAGGAGTTTAGGTTATAAAAGCTTAAACATAGACCTTATGTATGGATTACCGGGCCAAACGGTTGATACCTTTAAAAGCACCATAGAAAAAACGATAGAATTTTCTCCAGATAGGGTAGCAGTTTTTAATTTTGCATATGTGCCTTGGCTAAAACCGCTTCAACGCAAAATTGATGCTACAACTCTGCCAGAAGCATCAATAAAACTTGATATGTTAAAGTTAGCGATAGAGTTGTTTGAAGCCAGTGATTACGCTTTTATAGGTATGGATCACTTTGCAAAAAAAACAGACGATCTTTATTTAGCCCAAAAGCATAGAAAACTTTGGAGAAACTTCCAAGGTTATACCACCAGAAAAGGCGTTCATCTAATAGGAATTGGTGCCACATCTATAGGCATGTTAGACAAAGCTTATTTCCAGAATCATAAAACCTTAAGAGATTACTATAGCGCTTTAGATAAAGGCGTTTTTCCTATTATGAGAGGGTATATCTTAAACCAAGACGATATAATAAGAAGAGAAGTGATAATGGACATTATGTGTAATCTTTACGTAGATAAAAAGGATATAGCTTCTAGATTTAGCATAGACTTTGATTTATATTTTGAAAAAGAGCTTTTAGAGCTAGAAGAACTAGAAGAAGATGGTCTTATTAGCATAAATGAGGATAAGATAGAGGTAAACCCAGAAGGCAGGCTATTGATAAGAAATATAGCTATAGTTTTTGATGTATATTCAAAAGCCAAAGAAAAACCAACATTTTCTAGGACCATATAAAAAAGATAAAAAATTTTAGAGAAATTTTTATATTATTATGCTATAATATTCCCCATGGAACATTATGAGCATGTAATAACTAGTATAGTAGCCATGGTAGTAGCACTGGGCGTTGTATTAGCTGCTGGCAAACCTAAAATCATGCCATCAAAATTGCAATTTGTAATTGAATCCTATATAAATTTTTGCAAATCTATGGTCACTGAAAACATGGGCGAGCAAGGTCTACGCTATTTACCTCTTATAGCCTCTATAGGGCTTTTTGTATTCTTTGGAAATGTTATGGAGCTTTTACCTTTTGTAGATGCACCCACTGGCAACATAAATACCACTTTAGCACTTACACTTATAGTATTTTTCTTATACCACTTTGAAGGCTTTAGAGTGAACGGTCTTGGTTATATAAAACACTTTATGGGGCCAATAAAAGCTTTAGCACCCTTCTTCTTTATAATAGAAATCATGTCTCACTTAGGAAGGGTTGTATCCCTATCTTTACGTCTTTTTGCAAATATGAAAGGTGGAGCTATACTTCTTATTTCAATAATAGGTGTTTTGATAGGGAATCCGTTTACGTTGGCAGTATCTCCAATAGTACTTGTATTTTTAATAACAATAAAGGTATTAGCCATTGTTTTACAAGCTTTTATTTTTATGATATTAAGCACAATATATATAGCTGGTGCGGTGGTACACGAGGAACATTGATATGAATATAAATAAGATTCTTCTAATAATGGATATGGAAAGCGGTAATTGTCAAAGCTCTACAGGAAAGATAATAGACTTTTTGAATGTCTTTAAAACTGAGGTTGATGCGCTTGTAGTTTTAGAGTCTGTTAAAAAAGCTGAGGATATAGCCCTTTCTTTTGGAATGCCCTTTGATCCTAAGATGAAAGAAGATAGTGTAAATAGAACATTAGATAGATTAAAACATATGTTTCCCAAAGAGCTTAACATAAAGTTTCATGTAAAGGTGGGTGATTTTGAAGAAGAAGCAAAAGCTTTATACAATAGCATAAATCCAGACATGCTTATAGTGGCTTGTAATAATTTCAACAAAAATATTTCAAAATTTTCAAAATCAGTAGGTAAACCAGTTTTATTAATAAATTAGGAGGATATTTATGAAGCTTAAAACTCTCATGCTTTTAACTCTTGCTAGTAGCATAGCAATGGCTGACACTGCTAGTTCAAGTAGCTCCGATGCCCATGCAAGAGCGCTTTTTTATGGTTTGATGGCGGTTGCTGCAGGCGTATCTATAGGCCTTGGTGCTTTGGGTGCTGGTGTAGGTGCTGGTTCTGCTATAAGAGGTGCGGAAGAGGGCATGGCTAGAAATCCAAAC
Proteins encoded in this region:
- a CDS encoding RusA family crossover junction endodeoxyribonuclease: MEDDTLYLFISEPPKGKANRYIRQKGGAVFKPWKISSWETKASWEISLQLKKLKFKEPFSCKVSVEAIIFLPDKRRRDIDNMLKTLWDVLEKNDVIKNDNLIYEINTIKHVEKGLQGIFIKIKPYEEQTIKIEEAKNFIRIADNNIIEKW
- a CDS encoding flagellar export chaperone FliS, producing MYQDLKDSYVENMLFSANPLQLIIIAYDKAIEFMELAIEAIDAGLDNVDNLIKKCEYITKATEAVAILHDSLNFEKGGQVAKDLSNFYRVILEGLLIANQKNDKELLQNMIMMLSGVKQAWEELERREYGSKSVATEKAAPSV
- the pheT gene encoding phenylalanine--tRNA ligase subunit beta yields the protein MFAPLSILSEYVEIEDAQYVADKLSISGTETTLKRFGTDIKNVKVGEILSIQKPENFNLCKVFLGDTTIDVITSASNVYVGAKVPVAVKGATIDGKTIDTKTFKGFESQGMLLSASELGLDDIEEGILILGNNVEVGKDVASLLDFGEYVLECEITPNRGDLLSIVGISREISAITNKPFNFNIEQGLPEKIDIDISIETQGCYRYIGSIVEGLSVKSSKLWLKKALWKMGLKTISNVVDITNYVMMMLGQPLHAFDKDKIGDKIIIRQAKQKEKLTALDKKEYELDESIMVIANDKGPIALAGVIGGLDSSISYDTKNILLESALFDPIFVRKASKTLKLSTDASYRFERGVDIDMALKASVFALKLIEKEAGGKVVGYNEVIRETLPVKKFFLPMNDYVRYTALNFEKEKISEIINKLGIPNKPMRCGIEFEAPSHRYYDIDSSIDLIEEIVRITDFNSFEIEPLTLLPKPSDKKEYIYEIKNKLVATGLKEVINLSFDKIEDYEALGLEKPTIEIKNPILPSFRFLRRYLTPSMIRLADQNVKKHIYDFATFEISNIFKEDSQPTSICILLRGHKRIYPKTKWNINHIKEIVKTINKDIMFGFSSLPFLHPYQQGSLTFDNKDIGFFGVLKSDILQDTIICEFEIPNKAKYHDIKEISKYPPIVRDISLIMSIDFDVQKLIILIREFFGSMLENVLVFDFYKGEQIEENKKSVGLRLSLRALDRSLEDEEVNVLIEKLLGHLKEEGIELRFV
- a CDS encoding iron-sulfur cluster assembly accessory protein, with translation MEATTLVFTVSELASQEIAKIAAENNIENPMLRIRVVPGGCSGFQYAMGFDDSVEETDIVLESNGTKIIIDQFSVPYINGAELDYVQDFMGGGFTIKNPNNFGDGCGSCGSGGCGSH
- the fliD gene encoding flagellar filament capping protein FliD, with translation MAGIALSGFSNLFNSGSILAAVMSSSSLPLLSLSQQAAYMQNQMQEINYIYNQSMSVFSTMMGFVLNPITGSMTAISSNSYVLNAIATPNTVPGTYNITVQQLAQPEISLLGSFSSANTQLGQSGTISLFFRSNTSSSGITDNNLSATTPGVQEFNITYNGTNTLQDIVNEINNTAGSDVTASIFYNGNTYSLMLAEKQGASTFTTSPSTTQHVIVAQDSAGIFTQNYIQNAQNAVINFGGASVTSNINQIQNVISGVTLNLSGTGSVILSISQDTSQVANNVSNLINEVNNILTPINVLTEKPGTYPSQNSLTSANPFIVPGDFMGNFMLTNLKTQLLSVVQPLENLGVVNYNYQTGQLQFDSNSFQNLLSTSSQTVLNSVTAFVSSLSQAIMNIISPNGALMTEENNISSNYAYTENQIYQMQQSLLLQQQQLQLQFSQVEAVMASSSAEITKLQTLLG
- the rimI gene encoding ribosomal protein S18-alanine N-acetyltransferase, which translates into the protein MIIMEMTKEYIDEVIEINNLSFTTDAWNEQGFYREFNLDYSKKWVGLEDGKVIAYAIFWCHGTEAFMMTFAIHPEYRSKGIAFKFLTEVFELLKKENINYVELDVRKSNLPAIKLYKKLGFSIERERTGFYSDGENAFVMSKKL
- a CDS encoding SAM-dependent methyltransferase, which translates into the protein MKRFYDFFIQKAQNYYSTNPKIGKGDFFTSPELDETFGKSIAYFIKDYISAFDNPKILELGAGNGIMAKDILDVLNIPYIIYETSQRLTNIQKQNLKCKNVIWIDDLSMLEPFEGIVLSNEFFDALGIAPIKDKKELYIEPPKEIWQEPHEDTKILIDILNLDNAYYELPIDSFYIYQKISKLLRKGYILSIDYGYKTSPHKNTIRGYKNSKIVQNIYSDEIFDITYMVDFSMLQKIGEYFGFKNIFLKRQREFLMDIPYFIKTIEEVCQEEDAYSIERCSRLKNLILSMGESFYVLLQENL
- a CDS encoding flagellar protein FlaG; translated protein: MTPLELGGLDSVLANQLNNQTIQNTQTSQPRTAPQSQGDQNTTNTQNLQDEKSIDYSNTSRDNLEKQIQKAIEQLTKNLSYLNTHLNITLDKKADSLVIKIIDNKTNQVIKEIPPEYMLRIAEAINNLVGIIVSKKV